TAAACTATGTCTACGTGCACTATGACAGGTGAAGAAACAAAGGGAAATTATAGCAGAAGCAAAAAACTTTCAACATTATATCACTGTAAAAAATAGTAATCTGATAGACTAAGAGGACAGAATATCACAACAAAAAAATGTATCCACGGAATACAATAAGcggaaaatgaaaataaaagaggTGGGAAGCATACCAGCAAAccttttacaaacttaaaatgGTCGTGCATAACAGGCATACATAGGCTCTAGCTGCTACAGAACATATCCCATCGAAACTAACTTAGTTGCTATTAGTGCAGGAGTTGACAATAAATTAGTCAGCAATCGGCTAACCTTCACAGTTGGGGATTTTAGTCTCCATATGCAACTGCCAAAATCTTAGGTAAACATGTGCACATTAAGGCTCTACCACTCTATTTCATTCAAATAGGAAGCATCACGTAGCTAGAAGTCTTGAAATATATACTATGTGGAAATAATATCTGAACAGAAAGGATTTATAACTCCTGAATATCTGCAAGCCCCTTTCAAGGCATCCTCTGTTTAAATTGCCATCACATGAATTTATTACGCTAATCCAAAGACAACTAAGCCGCTAGCTTAATGTAGGGAATACAATTCAAAACCTCCTCCAATGCTTATATTAAACTTAAGTGTATGTACTCTAGCCGTAAAATGAACCTAAAATTGTCATATCCCTATAGATAATTCAACAACATAAATATACAATTAGCCACTCAAATTAAATCCACAAGCAAACAATCACAAACTGAATTCACAATTTAACCACATTGTCaaattaaaaacaaataaaacaCAAGCAAATTACATGGCAACATAAACTAAAACCCTAACATTTCCCCGATCCTCAAACAAACCCTCAAATTTTACCTCCTCCTCCGTAATGAAATCCAAACAACACTCCTCACTTCTTCTTCCCTTTCCCAGCACCAGACTTACGCTTAGGCGGAAGAATAATCTCTCCTTTAAGATCGGGAATAGTCATAATCTGATCAAGACCACTAAACTTCTTCCGAAACTTCTCGACTTGATCATCATCGAGAAGCAACGCAGACCTACTCCCCTGATAAAACGGATGGTTGCCTGACCAAACATCAACAACATACTCCTGTTTGGTTCCTCCAGTAGTCATTACAAGCTGTCCATTACAGTACACTTTCGCATCGTCGTAGAATTTCGGGTGAATGTCTGGCTTCC
This sequence is a window from Apium graveolens cultivar Ventura chromosome 9, ASM990537v1, whole genome shotgun sequence. Protein-coding genes within it:
- the LOC141684480 gene encoding large ribosomal subunit protein bL31c, translating into MSLSLSNTFLQANLPLLSSSLKKEVFQTRPYTPRWTCRKPDIHPKFYDDAKVYCNGQLVMTTGGTKQEYVVDVWSGNHPFYQGSRSALLLDDDQVEKFRKKFSGLDQIMTIPDLKGEIILPPKRKSGAGKGKKK